Within Lolium rigidum isolate FL_2022 chromosome 5, APGP_CSIRO_Lrig_0.1, whole genome shotgun sequence, the genomic segment TTACTACTGTAGACGAACGCTCCGTTTCAACTTTCCACGCGGGTCAAAGCGGTGTGATTATCTCTCGAATTTTCTCCGAGTctccatctctttctctctcccgtTATCTCGAGGGGTCTCCCCATGGATCAAAACGCGAGCGAAACAGTACACGCACATGAGGGCTCTCGGCTGGCGGAGAAGGAGAGAAGCTAGATCGAAAAACAGCCCGAACGGGCGCGGATGTCGCCGAGTGCCGGCAAAGCAGAGCGCGGCCGCATccctccagccggcgggatcGGCCGCCACCATCCAGATGAAGAGCTGCCGCAGGGGAGCCAGAGCAGAGTTTCGGTTAAAGTGAAAAGCAGCCACGTCGAACACTAATCAGCCTCTTCCGCCTTCTGCGACGCCATGGGAAGCGTCCTCCGCCTGGTCGGAAGGAGCTCGCCGACGAGGTGCGCAGGCGCCGGGCCTCCTGGGCGAACACAGCGTCGGAATCTCCAATGCAGTCGCTTGGGGATTCGTTTGTGGCATCGCGGTCGCTCTGTCTGGCGGTCTCCGCCTGGTCGGAGGGAGCTTGCCGACGAGGTGCGCAGGCGACAGGCCTCCTGGGCGAAcacggcgccggaatctccgacgCAGTCCCTTGGGGATTTGTTTGCGGGCGTGCCGCGACATCGGCCACTGCGTCAAGCCAGCCAGTCGCCCTTCCTCCCGTCCTCCGCTCCTGCCTCCCCGCGATCTCGCCTAGCGGCCGTCGCCGTTTCGCGCAGAGGAAAACAGAGGAGAGGTAGGAGTGCCACTGGCGACACAGATCAAAAGCCGGCGGCGTGGCAACCGATCACGCCAAGATTCGACTACCACGAGACGATAGTgccggtggatccacaacacgcaAGCCAGAACAGCTTCAGGGGCTCCAAGACCACAGGCACGTGGATGGTGGACCACAAGCGTGGCTCTGTCCGCCGACCACCGGTGCGGGAGATCTCATCTGCCGTCCCCGCCTAGGTGACAAATTCATCTCTCCACCGTTCCGTACTTCATCTCTCTCCTAACTTCTCTGTTCAGTCAAGTTAGAAAATCACGTCATCACCAGTACACGATATTTCCTCTTTGAGCATTGATAAGGTGTGTTCACGGACCACACGGTCATTCGGTTTATCTTAGATGTGGATATCCACATAAACTGTGATTAAGTTCTACCTCTCTTTGGTTGTCAAAATAGATTGACGACTAACTGGTTTCATGAACTGCTGAATTTATCTTATTGCGGTCATTTCTTTGTACTACGTTGAAATTGCAGAAATATAGTTACATATAGATTTGGTGTTCTGTAAGAATATTTTGGCAAACGTGAAAGAAAGGATTCAATTTTAGTATTATAGCAGAAATGAGTTCTGTAAAACATGGCCATGCACTTTTTAGATCTGTGGATGGTTAGATTTTTGCAAGTGAATGGTTAGATTTTTGCAATGCTTTAGTGTTGTGTCTAATAGCAAGCCTTGTGTATCTGTAAAAAACTAGCAGTAACTGCTTCTTTCCCTCTACTGTTTTCAGAGAACAGAGATATTCATCCTACAACGAAATCAATAGACAGTATAGTATAGTTACTATAGTAAACTCATTCATTTCCCTTGAGTCCTTTCATGTCTAGATTATTTGCAACGTAACTGAATCTACAGAAATATTCATGTGTGGTCAATCCCATTTCTTTGTCTGCACCGATGCGTTTCCATTTAGTACAAAAAAGTAGTCTCTATCTTTTACCCCCCTTCCTTTTCTGTAAGAATATAGGAAATTGCATGACACCGGTGAGAGATCAGTTTGAAACTTATTTGGGAGTGATTCTTATTGTCAATGCACCTTTGATAATTGGTGTCTAgatttatttagtttactttgaCCTACTTAATATGTCCTATCTGCTTACTTCTGGCTGCTCATTTTCCTGTTCTATTAATGCAATGGTGCTTCTTTCATCTGAGGTTTCAACCAGCATGTTCTGGCTTAGAAGTCTGTTCATATTTCTGATTCAGAACATCAAAGCATGGAGAACCATGTGCCAGGGCTCTAAAGTATACAGATGGTTGCTTATTTGATGGCCTTCTGGTATACTATGATGCATCTGTTTGTGGTCTGAATAAGAACTAATATGATGGCGCCAACAAGTAGCAGTGTTAGTTCAGTTGTACACCATGTGTTTGACATATGTAACTTAGTCACTATTATTTGCTACTCTTAGTCATGGAGCAAAAACAGAAACCTTCTTAATAGCAGCCTGGTTATTCCAATAGACTCCATTTCTTGAATGAATTTATTAGTTCCTTACTTCTTGGTACCTATCTAACATCACTGCTCTTTTACTTTCTGCTTTCGTCTTGCAGCTAACCGTTTAAAAGTGATATGCTCAATGGTGAGTTTTCCAGTTCTTGGTGCAGGTGTCTTCGACTTCGTAGATTTGTAATCACCGTGGGGAGTAAATTTAGACTCTGCACAGCATGTCGTTTTGCTCAAAGGATAATTTCATATCTTTCCTTTTTCAGTTATGTGCTATAATGTTTGGTGAGGTATCATCTTAGTATAGTCAGGAGCATCCGGTTGGTCACCGTCGCATCCATATATACATTGTGCGGAAGACATCGCCTATGGCTTCTATCCAAGATAGATCAACCAGTATGCTCCAGCTCCCTGGTCCCTTGTGGTGAAAGCTAGGTATGCTATCTCTTTCAGATCACAATTATCTTATCCGTGAGTAAAAGGAAACTTTGGTTTATTGAGAAATTAATGGACGGAGTTTCCCTGCAAAGTAGCATTCAATTTTTTCACCAATCAGTGTGACACTCCATGCAATTGTTGATGGGTGAATTAAACTGCCTTTTATCAACGTTGGCTACTTATCCGTTAAGAGCTCTCTATATACTATCGATGTCTGTAGTTGTGTTGATCAAATTAGCCAAGTCACATGCTTGAATAAATTTATATTCGACATGCTAATCCTTTGCTCATATGCTACATAGAGTAATATTATATATCAATGCCGACAGAAACCACATGGCATTGTTTATCTCTTCATTGGTAGAATTTATCACCATCATATAGATGCAGGTTAAAGTATTTTTACTTTGTTGCATAAAAGATGCGGTCAGAGTTTTACCCATTATTTTTTAGAGAGCATTTTTGTTGGGCTGCCTTTTTATGGGGTGTTTCAGTTTCCCTGCCGTTCCTTACTTTAGAAGTTAGCTCATGGTAGTCTACGCCAGGTATGTTCAATTTGTGTGTCCCCTGTTTCAGGTTTGTGTACTTATTTGTGTGTTCTTTGATTTGTTTGTGCATAATATATGCATCGCCATCTATTACTGTGGTTTTATGAGTAATGTTTAAagtctaattccattcctatttcATGAACAAAATTTGTACTGTCATCTTCAAGTGGTATTGAGCTTCGATTTAGTAAAGCTGCAATTAAGCAATTTAACAAGTTTACCTTCATATCTCTCCTGTAACCGTACAACCAGACCAATTTAAATACTGCTCCTTTTGACTTCTTTTTCACCGTTCTATTTTCTTTTCATTTGGATTTAAaaaatgcttttttttttttttacaaaattggCTGAAccatagatacatccattttcatATGGTACTGATACGATTGTGCTGCAAGTCTGCATACTCATGAGGCATAGGTTGAGGATTCAGACGTCAGTGatgtatcatgcatgtttttcatATGCAAATCGTTTAAACTTTTCATCTCCAGGGCCACTCTGCAGCTAAAAGGTGTTGTAATGGCATTATTTTGGATGCATGTGCCATTTGCCATGATGTTTTTCGTCGTGCTTAGGATTCTTTTAGTTCTCTTATAGTGGGACTCGTGTCTTACTGTGTATTTGTCGACTTCTAATAGATGTTGTCCTTTTTTTGTGTCAGGTCACAACTTATATTTTACTGAATAATACTGATTAGTAATTCAGCACTTACTAATGTTTTTACAGTGTGGCTTTCGCCTCACAGTTGAAAATCATGTTGCCGGAGAAGCATTGAGGGACCTTGGATGCTGAGGTATATAAGGTGATCTGCTTGGTTAGGAATTTTCAACTTCGTGACGGTAGTATTCGAAGAATTGGTGTTTGGTTGCACCTACTTATGTCATGTACCAGTTGTACCTTGTGTCCGCATGAGTTTTTTTTGTACTGGAAAGTCCGAAATCAGTAATGGTTGTTTTTGAGTGTTTCGGCTTGCTCCTACGTTGGCAGTTATATTCTACATCCTGTAATCGATgtggaagtgttatatgtgttttCCCTTTGAACTACAGCTGATTTGTGTAACTTCTATGtttcaagtttttttttctctttttgagaTAATATCATCTTCTATTTTTCACCTCACAATCTCATCATTGTTGACAACGCTTTCCAGGGCCGGGTCCGAATTCTTTATTAAAACGTCAGCAGGTTCCTTTTCgatgaaagaacaaatcagcatctCATCATCAAAAATGTTACCATAacgggcgcggcgtgtcgccgcgcTGAAACTTCCTAGTTGCTAGAAAGGTAGAACCATGAGTTAATTAGAACTATAATTTACAAATGTATGATTTAATTTCTGTGTAAAAAATAATGTTATAGCTCTCATGCTTAACATAGTTGTCCATCATAGTATGAGGAGACAAATTTACGAATGTGGTACCCAAAAAAATTAGAGACGTATGACATATTTGCCGAGACTCCCGAGTTGATTGATTTGGTCATAATTTTCCTCACAAAACTTTTAGGAGAGATTTAACGTCATCCAAAGCAGTCCATGCTAGTAGTTTTAAGCTTTTTTAATGTATATATGACATAGAATTGTCTAATTATCTTTCTATTTAAATTGTACTCGTTGAGCATGTTTAGGATCATGTATAGTTTTAATACATTTGGACTACTTTGGTTTGCATCATAATTATTTTATGCTTTAGTCTATCCTACCTCAATCTTTTGGTCCTCCATCACCGGGTAAATTTACATGGCATGTACGATGAGGCATGATATTTATCGCCAGTATGGCTTAGAATACATATGTGACAAAAAATGACCTAATCTCGAAAAGTGAGCACAACATAACCGGGTTTAGATGTAAATGCGCAAACAAACCCATTTGTGTGGTGGGGCCTAACCTTAGGGAGCCATGCTTGCATGAAGCCATTGCCCAAGACGCattcaaattttgataaatctcaaacaACCTTCGTGGAATGGAGGAAGTAGCATTAAGCGGTGCCCAAGGTATCAAAGTTCGTGGTAAAGAACATGACATCCACTATTTAGCAACGAAGAGCCGTTAGATTATATTGCCTAACTTTTCTGCTTTCCGATTCGTGCAATTGGTTTATCTTGAAGTTTTGTTGTGTTCCGGAAGTTTCAAACTTAGTATGATCCAATGCGTGGGATAATGTCCTGTGCATGGGACAAAGTCATTTTCACACGGAGGACCCCCCATTTCGGTTCCTTTTTTCAACAGTCGCATTTTGTTTACTTTGTGCTGCTAGCTGCTTTTATGCTCGGCGTAGTACACCTCGCAGATCCACGATCCATCAGTGAAAAACATGTGCATCCACATCCACAAATGCTCTCCTTCTAGCACCTAGCAGCCGTGTATATATTTAACATGTTTTGATACACGTAGATGAACGCTAATGAGTAAAGCAGCTCCCAGGAAAAGTTCAATGTGGTCGGCTCAATTTTATTTCGGATTAACTTAAACGTACAAACCGAACATGAAAGTTCAAATGAGTGGATACAGTGAAGACGTACGACGATGCATGCTGCTCATCACTACACGGCTCACAGTATATGTGCATGTGAGCTAGCTAGCATGCACTCGATCTGACACAACACGAACGACACGACATGACACGAAAGGTACTACACAATAAACTCGATGATTAACTAGCAGCTGATCACCGTGTTTCAAAAGTTTCAAACCTACTAACAGAACATAATCATCGATCCCGGATAAAGTCATTTTCACACGGAGGACCCCCATTTCGCTTCCTTTTTTCCAACACTCACTTTTTTTCTGCAGATGTTTCCAACACTCACACTTTGTTTGCTTTGTGCTGCTAGTTGCTTTTATGCTCGGCGTAGTACACCTCGCAGATCCATGATCCATCAGTAAAAAGGATGCGCATCAACATACACATATGCTCTCCTTCATATAATTGACGTATGTTTTGATACACGTAGATGTATGCTAATGAGTAAAGCGACTCGCAGAAAAAGTTCAATGTGGTCGGCCAAATTTTAATCGGATTAACTCAAACGTACAAACCATAACATCAAAGTTCAAACGAGTGGATACAGTTGCAAGACGTAGGACGATGCATGCTGCTCATCACTGCACGGCTCACAGTACATGTGCATGTGAGCTAGCCAGCATGCACTCGATCtgacacaacacaacacaacacaaacGGTACTATCTAGTACGACACAACACGAGTGGTACTATCTAgtacgacgaacacaataacgaTGATTAACTAGCAGCTGATCAACGATCGATCGAGCTGCAGACGAACTTATTTGCTAAAAACGCTGGCAGAGCAGCCAGCCGTACGTCGTCGCTGCTGGAAAGATAGAGCGGATGACCTCCTAGTGCTTCTTGTAGTAGACGACCTTCATCTCGGAGACGCCATGGCAGTTGCCCCCGGGGACGGAGTGCTCGAAGCACTTGTCCTCGTTGCAGCCGGCGGTGGGGCAGTGGCCCAGCAGCGGGTTGCCGTGCGGCGTGACGGAGACGTGGATGGCGGAGCTCGCCTGGTCCGTGCTCACCTCGTAGTAGGCGCCGCCGTCGTGGCCGAGGTGGAACTTGGCCACGGCGGCGCCCTGCGCCGACACGCTCCCCGTCCACGCGCACACGTCGAACGACTGGTGGTTCCCGTGCGGGAGGAGCATCCCGTTGCTGAAGAGGAGCTTGCTGTCGGCCACCGGCGCGATGCCCAGGTTCAGGTCGTGCCCGCACAGGTTCTGCACCGTCACCTTGTGGCCGCTGCAGTCCTGCTGCCCGGCGGCGCACGTCGCCGTCGCTGCCACCGCCAGCAGCAGGAGGAGGGCAaggggcttggagaaagccatgGCTAGCTTGCTGTTAGTGCTGGTAGTGAAAAGAGAGTGATGTAGAGGGTGGTGCTGGTCTGGGTTGAGGTTTAAGGCTCAGGGTGGGAGGGTATTTATAGGCAAGGAAAGAAAGGGTTTTGCGTTAACTAATTAGGGCTTTGGAACGAAGGTTCGGGATTGTGGCCGACGTCTGGTCACTACCTAGTCTGTCAGACGTGGTTAAAAACTTACTTAATTAGGGCTTTGGCAGGAAGGTTCGGGATTGTGTCCAACGTCTTATCACTACGTAGTTCATAACTGGTTAACATGTCCGAATTATTTTGTAAAGTGATCATGCATGCAGATTGCAGATGCGGGGAATCGATGGGGCTGGAGAACTAGAAATGTTTTCTTGGATTGTATGGTAGCATGTGTCGGTAACAAGTTCTACGAACTATGCGTGACGCTAATAAATCTTGGAAAATTTCCAAGACCAAAACAAGGATGCATGACATGTCTTTCAAACTTCAGTTTAGTTATGGATTGCTAGTAAGATGGAGGTCACCAAGTGTACCAGTTCCGCTCTCCCCGGTGCACTCATTTCCGAAAATTTTAAACAATGAAACTCATTATTTGAAGTAAGATACCCTTAAAACACTCCACATATACAACTAGATGTGATCTAAACTTGGAGTATATATTTTATAGTAAATAACTTCATTTGTGTGCTCCATAAGAAGCAAATACTCGGATGTATACTGGCAATAGTGCCTCCGCCCATTATAGGTTCACACGTTCAATGAAGTTAATATGTACGTTTCTTCGTGAAACTTTGTGAGTAACTCTTTTGCTCGTAAGGATCTAAATTGTGCTTGTGAAAAAACCAGAATTGTATAATACACCAAAATGTGTTTTTCATTTATTATTTAAATTGTGCCCCAGTAGACCCGAGCCCTGTTTAGGACTTCGGGAAGACATCATAATATAGAAAGTCATGTGTGATGGACCCTGTTCTAAATGAACTAAtcctatagaaatcttgtagtATAAATTCTATAGAAAAAATACAGTAGATTCTATATcattaaaatcttctttagtacaaTCAAATAAACTTCATCTTTTCATAGGATTTAAGTAAAAAATATAGAATTTAAGTAAACATTAGAACTCAATTCTATGCTTTTCTAATTTTTATGCTTtccctatcctatgaatcaaaaatCCCTTACGCATATGCAGTATCTTAGGTTCCTACAAGTAAGTAGAGAAGAATTATAAGTCATTTACTAGTAATAAATACATTAATTTCATGTGACATAACTGATAGAATCATCCTCGATTAGTTAATTAACAATCCAGATTGACCTCGCACGTCTTTCAAGTTTCATCACCATATGTGCCAAGATGTTTTTTCTAGATTAAGGGCTTCTTAATTCAAAAGAAAATGTTATAGGATATTTGGAgcatatggctttccattcatagGACATATGTCTTTTCCTAAATAATCCTTTGTACTTTATTTTTGAAGAAAAGAATTATGTCCGCTCAAACCTCTTTGGAtaatttatttgtttttcttgtgGTTTTAGACCCTTGTTGAAACAAATTCTTGTAGTTTTCCAGTTTGCCAGATATAGAGGGACATGGCTTCATAATTTTGCTTTTTCATATCCATGCATGTTTATAATCCTGCAAATGAAAGAATACATTAATTACTTCACAAATTGACCAGTATCATTTGCCGGCGAGTTGACAAACACAATTAACTAGCATCGTCTTTCATTAGCAAATGTGTCATGAACTCTTTTGGATTAGCTTGATTTGAAAACGTGTACTACTAATCAGAAGTACTTGTTCGTATGCGCCATGTTGCTGTTACCAGCTACCCTACGCCTGGACCTGGTGGCAGTAAAAGTTATGAGTCGAGAGCTGATGACTTTGCATGTGCTAGTATTGCGTGGCCCAGTCCCCAGTGCAGAGGCATGCGCTTGCAAGGCTACAACTATTGCACTGCAGCCATACGCAGGCAGGGCCATGCATGCCCCTTGTAAACTtctcatgcatatgcttgtagaaagAAGATTGGGAAATTTTCAAGCTTTGGCTTGGTAAATTGTTGCCGGGGTCAAACAGACCCTTAATACTCATTCAGGAACCAGATAATCAAGTTTGCAACTGAGTTGTATTTTTCTTTGAACTGTAGTTGTACTTTTCTAAGGTGACCGAAGCATACACACCAAACAAATTAATCTGGAACTACTACTACTGATTACTCGAGGATCTTTACctagtaagagcatcttcag encodes:
- the LOC124652503 gene encoding uncharacterized protein LOC124652503; this translates as MAFSKPLALLLLLAVAATATCAAGQQDCSGHKVTVQNLCGHDLNLGIAPVADSKLLFSNGMLLPHGNHQSFDVCAWTGSVSAQGAAVAKFHLGHDGGAYYEVSTDQASSAIHVSVTPHGNPLLGHCPTAGCNEDKCFEHSVPGGNCHGVSEMKVVYYKKH